The DNA segment CAAGCATCTTGGTGAATCCAAACTCCTTCATCGTCTGGATTAGGAGATAAAATCTGTTGAAGTTTGTTGATGCTTCCAGATGGATCTATATTGATCTGATCGTAACGAGGCATAACATTTTGCTTATTCGGAAAAATCCAAATCTGAAATAACTTTACTTGCTGATTACTGCTTTCATTTACTTCGCTATGCGTGACACCTGTTCCAGCGCTCATTACCTGAATATCGTTGGTCTCGATAACTTTTGAATTTCCCATATCATCTTGATGACTAAGTGCGCCTTCAAAAGGAATGGTGATGATCTCCATATTATTATGAGGATGCATTCCGAAACCTCTTCCTCCGTCAATAATGTCATCGTTAAGAACACGCAAAACTCCAAAATTCATTCGGCTTGAATCGTGATAACCTGCAAAACTAAAAGTATGATACGTTTCTAGCCATTCGTGTTTTGCATAACCTCGGCTATCGGCTTTGTAAAGTATTTGCTTCATTCTTTTTTGATTTTCGTAAATGCTCAAATAACCGCTATTTCTAAATCTAGACGGAAATGGACAAAAGTTTTGTTATTTCTTTGCTTTTTCATCAACTTTTTTCAAGTCGAAATCTGTCGTATAAAACTTTCCATCGCGGATTGTTCCTGTTACAACTGCTGTTCTGATAGCATTGCAAAAACCATCTTTTGCGTGTGCATCTCCAAAGCTTTCGATGGATTTTTCACCTTCTACAAAATAAGATTTTCCTTCGTAGCGAATTGCAAGATCACAACCGTGTCCTTCAAGTCCAAGTTGACATTGACCACAAGATGCTTCGACCGTTTGTTTATTAAGTTCAACTTTTCCTTGAGCGAAGCTAAAAGAAGCGGTTAGTAATAATAGGAAGATAGATAGATTTTTCATTTTTTGATGTTTTAAATTGTATAAGCAAATAATTCCAGTTAGATTTTTTGCTGTGCTAATTTAGGCAATTTTTACAGTAGAGTGTGATTTTCAACTGTTATAATAAGTCACAAAAAAAGAGGAAACTGAATTTCCTCTTTCTGATATTTATATTTCATGCTATGTTTAGTGGCAATTTATTTCAATGGTACCGTGGTCTGCGTGAAGGATGGGAACGGCATCCTTTGCTGCCCTTTTTTGGGCAGGAAAGATACAGTGGACAGCCTGACAGCGCTGTAGCCTGCGGAGGCGGTGGCACGCCCAAAAGAAAAATATTATTTCTCTGTTAATGCTAATTTGATTCGGCGGAAAGCTTCTGTCAATTGTTCTTCGCTTGTGGCATACGATAGTCGCAGGCAATCTGGATTTCCAAACGCTTCACCTGTTACTGTTGCAACATTTGCTTCGGCCAAAAGATACATGGCAAGATCGGTTGCATCCTTAATATGAGTGCCTTTCAGTGTTTTGCCAAAATAGTAGGAAACATCTGGGAATACGTAAAACGCGCCTTCGGGAACATTGATTTTGAGTCCTGGAATATCCTGAATTAACCCAACTACTAAATCGCGTCTTTTATGAAAAGCCTCAACCATATAATTCAACACTTTCGGATCTGCCTCCACCGCCGCAATCGTTGCACGTTGCGCGATAGAATTGGCGCCACTCGTCACTTGACCTTGCATTTTAGTGCACGCTTTTGCGATAAATTCGGGTGCTCCAATATATCCAATTCTCCATCCAGTCATCGCGAATGCTTTGGCAACGCCGTTGACAGTTATCGTTTTTTCTAGCATTCCTGGAATGGAAGCGATGCTGCAAAAAGTGCCCGAAAAATTAATATGCTCGTAGATTTCGTCTGAAACGACGAATATGTTAGGGTGTTTTTCTAATACTTTTGCCAACTCGGTCAACTCTTCACGACTATATACAGATCCACTAGGATTGCATGGCGAACTGTACCAAACCATCTTTGTTTTTGGGGTAATTGCTGCTTCTAATTGCGCTGCGGTAATTTTGAAATCGCTTTCAATAGAAGTTGGAACTTCCACTGGAATTCCACCCGCCATTTTGATAATTTCAAAGTATGAAACCCAGTAAGGGGCTGGAAGTATAACCTCATCACCATCATTTAACATTACTTGTGCAATATTGTAAAGTGACTGTTTTGCACCTGTAGAAACGACAATATTTGAAGGTTTGTAATCTAAATCGTTGTCTCTTTTGAATTTTTTGCAAATCGCTTCTTTCAAATCTGCGTATCCGTCAACTGGCGAATAAGTGCTGTAATTTTGATCAATTGCTTCTTTTGCCGCTTCTTTGATAAAGTCGGGTGTATTAAAATCAGGTTCGCCCAAACTCAGGCTAATTATATCTCGTCCTTGTGCTTTGAGATCGCGGGCAAGTGCCGCCATTGCTAGGGTTTGTGATGTTGAAAGTTTATTTATTCTGTCTGATAAAAGGTTGTTCATTGGGCAATTGTTAGTTGACGTTTCTAGTTAGTTGAATTTTTGTATGATTCTTAATTTTAAGCGGTAATTGCAGGCTTCATTCCCAAATGTTTCAGGTGTCGAAAGTGAGCTGCAATAGCCTCTCTCGTAGTTTTAAATTCGTGGTAAGGCAAATTGCATTCAGCTGCAGTTTGCTTAACGATTTCGGCAATTTTCCCGTAATGCACGTGGCTGATATTTGGAAAAATATGGTGCTCGATTTGGTGGTTAAGTCCGCCAGTGAACCAGTTGACGATCGCATTTTTTGGGGCAAAGTTGGCTGTAGTATATAATTGATGAATAGCCCAAGTGTTTTCAAGCTCGCCATCTTCATTCGGAACAGGATTGGCAGTCTCCTCAACCACGTGGGCTAATTGGAATACGATACTCAATATCA comes from the Flavobacterium ardleyense genome and includes:
- a CDS encoding pirin family protein, translating into MKQILYKADSRGYAKHEWLETYHTFSFAGYHDSSRMNFGVLRVLNDDIIDGGRGFGMHPHNNMEIITIPFEGALSHQDDMGNSKVIETNDIQVMSAGTGVTHSEVNESSNQQVKLFQIWIFPNKQNVMPRYDQINIDPSGSINKLQQILSPNPDDEGVWIHQDAWMFIGDFESGIQTDYKIRKPGNGVFLMSISGDVLVGDTLLNTKDAIGIYDTDQISIQAKSQAKFLIIEVPMSL
- a CDS encoding DUF6370 family protein — encoded protein: MKNLSIFLLLLTASFSFAQGKVELNKQTVEASCGQCQLGLEGHGCDLAIRYEGKSYFVEGEKSIESFGDAHAKDGFCNAIRTAVVTGTIRDGKFYTTDFDLKKVDEKAKK
- a CDS encoding pyridoxal phosphate-dependent aminotransferase yields the protein MNNLLSDRINKLSTSQTLAMAALARDLKAQGRDIISLSLGEPDFNTPDFIKEAAKEAIDQNYSTYSPVDGYADLKEAICKKFKRDNDLDYKPSNIVVSTGAKQSLYNIAQVMLNDGDEVILPAPYWVSYFEIIKMAGGIPVEVPTSIESDFKITAAQLEAAITPKTKMVWYSSPCNPSGSVYSREELTELAKVLEKHPNIFVVSDEIYEHINFSGTFCSIASIPGMLEKTITVNGVAKAFAMTGWRIGYIGAPEFIAKACTKMQGQVTSGANSIAQRATIAAVEADPKVLNYMVEAFHKRRDLVVGLIQDIPGLKINVPEGAFYVFPDVSYYFGKTLKGTHIKDATDLAMYLLAEANVATVTGEAFGNPDCLRLSYATSEEQLTEAFRRIKLALTEK